A region from the Candidatus Latescibacterota bacterium genome encodes:
- the arfB gene encoding aminoacyl-tRNA hydrolase — MVKINDHLDIPSSEINFEFTTSQGPGGQNVNKVETRATLCFDLETSSALNDRQKAIIRGRLPGRINRKGILRVSSQKYRTREANKKAALDRFAELLRDVLRPIRPRKKTKVPFRTKKARLENKKRRSRLKAGRKRQEAEGD; from the coding sequence ATGGTGAAAATAAACGATCATCTTGATATTCCATCCAGTGAGATAAATTTTGAATTCACGACCAGTCAGGGACCTGGCGGACAGAATGTCAATAAAGTGGAGACCCGAGCTACACTCTGCTTCGACCTAGAGACTTCATCTGCGCTGAACGACAGACAGAAGGCTATTATACGGGGCAGACTGCCGGGAAGAATAAATCGCAAAGGCATCTTGCGAGTATCGTCGCAGAAGTACAGGACCAGGGAAGCGAATAAAAAGGCTGCACTGGACAGATTCGCCGAACTTCTCCGGGATGTACTCCGACCCATTCGGCCAAGAAAAAAAACCAAAGTGCCTTTTCGTACCAAAAAAGCCCGGCTGGAAAATAAAAAACGAAGAAGCAGACTCAAGGCGGGCAGGAAACGTCAGGAGGCAGAGGGTGATTGA
- a CDS encoding ferritin: protein MVKKSIQDKMNEQIMHEIFSSYLYLSMAAYLHGKGFDGMGHWMRIQALEEQLHTMKFFDHLLERGGSVKLAAIKKPQMTWKSPLDAFRAALKHEQFITGKINELMTLSMKEKDYASRTMLQYFVDEQVEEEDTAEKNVRMLEMAGDSGQGLLMIDRDLASRVSPITLPTASNG from the coding sequence ATGGTAAAGAAAAGTATTCAGGACAAGATGAACGAACAGATCATGCACGAGATCTTCTCGAGCTATCTGTACCTGTCCATGGCGGCCTACCTCCACGGCAAGGGATTCGACGGGATGGGGCACTGGATGCGTATCCAGGCTCTCGAAGAACAACTCCACACAATGAAGTTCTTCGATCATCTGCTGGAGCGAGGCGGTAGTGTCAAACTGGCCGCTATCAAGAAACCGCAGATGACCTGGAAATCGCCTCTTGATGCTTTCAGGGCTGCTCTGAAGCATGAACAGTTCATCACCGGAAAGATCAACGAACTGATGACGTTGTCGATGAAGGAGAAGGACTACGCGTCCAGAACGATGCTGCAGTACTTTGTCGACGAACAGGTGGAAGAGGAAGATACGGCGGAAAAAAATGTCAGGATGCTGGAAATGGCCGGAGATTCGGGTCAGGGCCTTCTGATGATAGACCGTGATCTGGCCAGCAGGGTCAGCCCGATAACGCTGCCCACCGCATCGAACGGATAG
- a CDS encoding desulfoferrodoxin, which yields MAKKLEIYKCEMCGNIVEILHGGAGRLICCGQEMKLMEEKTADASTEKHVPVVEKVDGGYKVVVGSTLHPMEDQHWIEWIQLVAGGKAYRTFLNPGDAPEAVFQTDATDVSAREYCNVHGLWKKE from the coding sequence ATGGCGAAGAAACTTGAGATTTACAAATGTGAGATGTGTGGAAACATCGTCGAGATACTTCATGGCGGAGCGGGCAGACTTATCTGTTGTGGCCAGGAGATGAAGTTGATGGAAGAGAAGACTGCCGATGCTTCGACCGAGAAACATGTTCCTGTAGTCGAAAAAGTAGACGGCGGATATAAGGTCGTAGTGGGAAGTACGCTGCATCCGATGGAAGACCAGCACTGGATCGAGTGGATCCAGCTTGTAGCGGGAGGGAAGGCTTACAGGACTTTCCTGAATCCTGGTGACGCACCCGAGGCGGTTTTCCAGACGGATGCCACCGATGTGTCAGCCCGCGAATATTGCAACGTTCATGGCCTTTGGAAAAAGGAGTAG
- a CDS encoding rubrerythrin family protein produces the protein MSIKGTETEKNILKAFAGESQARNRYTYFASKAKKEGYVQISNIFKETADQEKEHAKRLFKLLEGGELEITAGFPAGMIGTTEENLKESAGGENFEWTEMYPGFAKIAREEGFKEIADIFEAIAVAEKQHEKRYEALLNNINAGRVFKRDDVVIWRCQNCGYLHEGNEAPDMCAACAHPKAHFELLGENW, from the coding sequence ATGTCGATCAAAGGAACAGAGACTGAAAAGAACATACTTAAGGCTTTTGCGGGAGAGTCACAGGCAAGGAACAGGTACACGTACTTTGCCAGCAAGGCGAAAAAGGAAGGGTATGTGCAGATTTCCAATATCTTCAAGGAGACTGCCGACCAGGAGAAAGAACATGCCAAGAGATTGTTCAAACTTCTCGAAGGCGGCGAATTGGAGATAACGGCTGGATTTCCCGCTGGAATGATAGGGACCACCGAAGAGAATCTCAAGGAGTCTGCAGGAGGAGAGAACTTCGAATGGACAGAGATGTATCCCGGTTTCGCGAAGATCGCCAGGGAAGAGGGCTTCAAGGAGATCGCTGATATCTTTGAAGCGATCGCTGTGGCTGAAAAACAGCATGAAAAAAGGTATGAGGCGCTGCTTAATAATATAAACGCGGGGCGGGTATTCAAGAGGGATGATGTCGTTATCTGGCGCTGCCAGAACTGTGGCTATCTGCATGAGGGTAATGAGGCTCCAGATATGTGTGCGGCCTGTGCCCATCCGAAAGCTCATTTCGAATTGCTGGGAGAAAACTGGTAA
- a CDS encoding SO_0444 family Cu/Zn efflux transporter, with amino-acid sequence MRVLTQILIDMLGTIKEMSPYLVFGFLVAGVLSVLIRQRMVEKHLGGRGFGQVFKASLFGVPLPLCSCGVIPVAASLRKHGAGKGATTSFLISTPQTGVDSIFVTLSLLGPVYAVFRPLVAFISGIIGGVAVSILDGDEDEALKNVESSDGKEIKCQEGSCSSSDSIGDSDCDDKCVPNEEKRGGIREIFKYGFRTLPADINKALVFGILLSGIIGAVIPDDYFAQFLGGGIIAMLVMVVLGVPVYVCATASVPIAAALITKGVSPGAALVFLMTGPATNLATLLTVGRVMGKKTAFIYLATVAVSAIGSGLLLDAIYHSASTAPSTVMPLMMPDWLMITSAVILFVIIAASFIRPAAGSQHGREEEGRLVMEIEGMNCTHCRDSVQRVLGDIKGINYVNIDLKKGRAVVGGDLPEPAVLTGEVESLGYKVTGMTGNDDDKGSRQDAGNGEG; translated from the coding sequence ATGCGTGTCTTGACACAGATATTGATAGATATGCTGGGTACGATCAAGGAGATGTCACCTTACCTTGTTTTTGGGTTTTTAGTGGCAGGAGTCCTTTCCGTTCTGATCCGGCAGAGGATGGTTGAAAAACATCTTGGTGGCAGGGGCTTCGGTCAGGTATTCAAGGCATCATTGTTCGGGGTGCCTCTTCCGCTCTGTTCGTGCGGGGTCATTCCCGTCGCGGCTTCTCTGAGGAAGCATGGAGCGGGAAAAGGGGCGACGACATCCTTTCTCATATCGACGCCGCAGACAGGAGTGGACAGCATATTTGTGACACTGAGCCTTTTAGGCCCGGTATACGCAGTCTTCAGGCCTCTTGTCGCTTTCATAAGCGGGATCATAGGTGGGGTGGCCGTATCGATACTGGATGGAGATGAAGATGAGGCACTGAAAAATGTGGAAAGCTCTGACGGGAAAGAGATCAAATGCCAGGAGGGATCCTGTTCGTCCAGCGACAGCATCGGTGACAGCGATTGTGATGACAAGTGTGTGCCGAACGAGGAAAAACGAGGTGGTATCAGGGAGATCTTCAAATACGGGTTTCGCACACTCCCCGCTGATATCAACAAGGCCCTTGTATTTGGTATTCTGCTTTCGGGAATCATCGGGGCGGTAATTCCTGACGATTATTTCGCGCAGTTTCTCGGCGGAGGGATCATCGCGATGCTCGTGATGGTAGTGCTCGGTGTGCCTGTTTATGTTTGCGCGACGGCTTCCGTGCCGATCGCGGCGGCACTCATAACAAAAGGTGTCTCTCCGGGCGCGGCACTTGTTTTTCTCATGACTGGTCCAGCTACTAACCTTGCTACCCTCTTGACCGTCGGAAGAGTGATGGGAAAGAAGACAGCCTTCATATATCTGGCGACGGTCGCAGTCTCGGCGATAGGGAGCGGTTTGTTGCTGGATGCGATATATCATTCCGCTTCGACTGCACCCTCCACTGTCATGCCGCTGATGATGCCCGACTGGCTGATGATTACCAGCGCGGTCATACTGTTTGTAATTATAGCGGCCAGCTTCATCAGGCCTGCCGCCGGCAGTCAACACGGGCGTGAGGAAGAGGGAAGGCTCGTCATGGAAATTGAAGGTATGAATTGTACTCATTGCCGTGATAGTGTTCAGAGAGTGCTTGGTGATATTAAGGGCATAAATTATGTAAACATAGATCTTAAAAAGGGAAGGGCCGTAGTGGGCGGAGACTTGCCCGAGCCAGCCGTTCTCACTGGTGAAGTCGAATCGCTGGGTTATAAGGTGACCGGGATGACCGGTAACGATGACGATAAAGGTAGTAGACAGGATGCCGGAAACGGCGAAGGATGA
- a CDS encoding TIGR02757 family protein, with protein sequence MWRDEVRLRSVLEQLYRRYDHRRFVDPDPLLFLYRYDDVRDREVAGLVSSALAFGGVRQIMASVARVLDVMGDSPAGFLETIDRKDMYEIWAGFRHRWAGVDELTGLLTGISSVMREYRTIENAFISGMSTGDEDVMPALSVLVEKISAAGAGSGNRLIPDPGKGSACKRLNLFLRWMVREDRVDPGGWRSVSSSKLLIPLDVHMHRIAAFLGFTGRKPNDIRTAREVTAGFRRLDRNDPVRYDFAMTRLGIRRDEDRMDLVSTLGLDLDEKGRVYRPAGKSAPEGVEEKCVS encoded by the coding sequence ATGTGGAGAGATGAAGTCCGATTGAGGTCGGTACTTGAACAGCTTTATCGCCGGTATGATCACCGGAGATTCGTCGACCCGGATCCACTTCTTTTTCTTTACAGGTATGACGATGTGCGTGACAGGGAGGTTGCGGGACTTGTATCGTCCGCGCTGGCATTCGGTGGAGTCAGACAGATAATGGCAAGTGTTGCCAGGGTGCTTGATGTGATGGGTGATTCTCCCGCAGGATTCCTGGAGACGATCGACCGGAAAGATATGTACGAAATCTGGGCAGGATTCAGGCACCGGTGGGCTGGTGTGGATGAATTGACTGGCCTTTTGACAGGAATAAGCAGCGTGATGAGAGAGTATCGGACGATTGAAAACGCGTTTATATCGGGGATGAGCACTGGTGATGAAGATGTCATGCCGGCCCTTTCCGTACTGGTGGAAAAGATCTCTGCTGCAGGAGCGGGGAGTGGAAATCGTTTGATCCCGGACCCGGGAAAAGGAAGTGCCTGCAAGAGGTTGAATCTGTTTTTAAGATGGATGGTCAGGGAGGATCGGGTAGATCCCGGTGGATGGAGATCTGTTTCCTCCTCGAAGCTTCTGATTCCTCTCGATGTTCATATGCACCGGATCGCGGCTTTTCTAGGGTTTACCGGGAGAAAGCCGAACGACATCAGGACGGCAAGGGAAGTGACAGCTGGTTTCAGAAGGTTGGATCGGAACGATCCGGTAAGGTACGACTTCGCGATGACTCGTCTGGGGATCAGGAGGGATGAGGACCGGATGGACCTTGTTTCCACTCTGGGCCTGGATCTGGATGAAAAAGGACGGGTCTACAGGCCCGCCGGAAAGTCCGCCCCTGAAGGAGTTGAGGAAAAATGCGTGTCTTGA
- a CDS encoding transcriptional repressor: MNTGKRMTRQRRIILDDIRKSRSHPTADEVYESVRKRLPRISLGTVYRNLDLLARTGEVRKISIAGKQMRFDGDKSDHMHITCVRCGRVTDLPDDPRYCEVCRETLADSGFMLQSVSVELLGVCPDCREEEDVER; encoded by the coding sequence ATGAATACGGGAAAAAGGATGACCAGGCAGAGAAGGATTATCCTGGATGATATCAGGAAAAGCAGGAGCCATCCAACTGCTGACGAGGTCTACGAGTCAGTGAGAAAGAGGCTTCCCCGGATCAGCCTGGGTACTGTTTACAGAAATCTGGATCTGCTTGCGCGGACAGGCGAGGTCCGGAAGATCAGTATTGCAGGCAAGCAGATGCGTTTCGATGGAGATAAGAGTGACCATATGCACATTACATGCGTAAGGTGCGGCAGGGTGACCGATCTTCCGGACGATCCGAGATATTGCGAAGTCTGTCGCGAGACTCTGGCTGACAGTGGATTCATGCTGCAATCGGTAAGTGTCGAATTGCTGGGAGTATGTCCTGACTGCAGGGAGGAAGAAGATGTGGAGAGATGA
- a CDS encoding response regulator transcription factor gives MRILIAEDDLTSRKILEKILVSNGYEVTVTADGKAALDVLQGENPPKLVLLDWMMPELDGIEVCRRLRAEGRSLSLYLILLTARGNKEDIVSGLESGADDYIIKPFEKDELLARVQAGERILGLQSELNSKVDQLQEALAHVKSLQGIIPICAHCHKIRGDDESWEKMESYIESNSGAEFSHSICDECLEKLYPEDDEEKAETVEEPEKA, from the coding sequence ATGAGAATCCTGATAGCCGAAGATGATTTGACCTCACGTAAGATACTTGAAAAAATACTTGTCTCGAATGGTTACGAAGTGACGGTCACGGCTGACGGGAAAGCCGCACTCGATGTGCTGCAGGGTGAGAATCCACCGAAACTGGTTCTATTAGATTGGATGATGCCTGAACTCGATGGCATCGAAGTCTGTCGCAGGCTGAGAGCCGAGGGGCGATCCCTCTCATTGTACCTTATACTTCTCACCGCCAGGGGGAACAAGGAAGATATCGTCTCCGGGCTTGAATCAGGCGCCGACGATTATATAATAAAACCGTTTGAAAAGGATGAGCTTCTGGCCAGAGTGCAGGCCGGGGAGAGGATACTGGGGCTTCAGTCTGAATTGAACAGCAAGGTGGATCAACTTCAGGAAGCGCTCGCTCATGTCAAAAGCCTCCAGGGAATCATTCCCATCTGTGCCCATTGCCACAAGATCAGAGGTGATGATGAGAGCTGGGAGAAGATGGAAAGCTATATAGAAAGCAACTCAGGCGCTGAATTCAGCCACAGTATCTGTGATGAATGTCTGGAGAAGCTCTATCCGGAAGATGACGAGGAGAAAGCAGAGACCGTGGAAGAGCCTGAAAAGGCCTGA